A region from the Salicibibacter cibarius genome encodes:
- the yidD gene encoding membrane protein insertion efficiency factor YidD, with the protein MLRKVLIFPIKLYRRYISPYTPPSCRFYPTCSQYAVEAIEKQGAFKGILLAIVRVSKCHPFHRGGYDPVPEKKKKD; encoded by the coding sequence ATGCTGCGTAAAGTGTTAATTTTCCCTATTAAATTGTACCGGCGCTACATCTCTCCTTATACACCGCCAAGTTGTCGTTTTTACCCGACATGCTCCCAATATGCGGTCGAAGCCATTGAAAAACAAGGGGCTTTCAAGGGTATCCTGCTGGCCATTGTTCGAGTGAGCAAATGCCACCCTTTTCATCGTGGCGGTTACGACCCGGTACCGGAGAAAAAGAAAAAGGATTAG
- a CDS encoding glutamate synthase subunit beta — MGKPTGFMEIERKTPPKRDPKERVNDWKEYQLTPPEEEVQAQASRCMDCGIPFCQAGTNMPGSNEIGCPVYNLIPEWNDLVYKGHWKEALARLHKTNNFPEFTGRVCPAPCEGSCTVAIDTEPVTIKSIELQIVEKGFREGWIKAKQPLRRTGKKVAVIGSGPAGLAAAAQLNRAGHEVIVYEKEDRIGGLLTYGIPDVKLPYETVMRRIHLLEEEGVTFKTGVDIGTTIRWDELRQSVDGVILCTGAQVPRGVEGAPGYHANGIEYAMNFLTQNTKALLNHHLRNNDYISAKDKDVIVIGGGDTGVDCITTSVRHGAKSITQFDINTEKDEVRGEEDAWPLFPMTYKQEEGQKEAEAVYGKDPRVYQWLTTEFLTDNCGNLIGLKAVQADTVYENGKKERKPISGTEQVWEADLILLAIGFTGPERNLLEQMGVNMTKHGTVDAAYGDYATTQTGVFAAGDNRRGQSLVVWAIHEGREAARECDRYLTGSTILP, encoded by the coding sequence ATGGGAAAACCCACCGGATTTATGGAGATTGAACGTAAAACCCCCCCGAAAAGGGACCCAAAAGAGAGGGTGAACGATTGGAAAGAATACCAGTTGACGCCCCCGGAAGAAGAAGTGCAAGCGCAGGCGTCGCGCTGTATGGATTGTGGCATCCCCTTTTGTCAAGCGGGAACGAATATGCCGGGCTCCAATGAAATCGGCTGCCCGGTGTATAACCTCATTCCGGAATGGAACGATCTTGTTTATAAAGGCCATTGGAAAGAAGCGCTTGCGCGTCTGCATAAAACGAACAATTTTCCGGAGTTTACCGGGAGGGTGTGTCCCGCTCCTTGCGAAGGCTCTTGTACAGTCGCCATTGACACCGAACCGGTAACGATCAAATCAATCGAACTGCAAATTGTAGAAAAAGGTTTTCGCGAAGGGTGGATCAAGGCGAAGCAACCGCTTCGCCGCACCGGCAAGAAAGTGGCGGTCATTGGTTCCGGGCCGGCCGGTTTGGCGGCAGCCGCCCAGCTAAACAGAGCCGGCCATGAAGTGATTGTCTATGAAAAAGAGGATCGGATCGGCGGCTTGCTCACCTACGGCATCCCTGATGTGAAATTACCATATGAAACCGTCATGCGCCGTATTCACTTGCTTGAGGAAGAAGGCGTAACATTCAAAACCGGCGTTGATATCGGAACAACGATCCGTTGGGACGAATTACGCCAATCCGTTGATGGCGTGATCCTTTGTACGGGCGCACAAGTTCCGAGAGGTGTTGAAGGTGCCCCGGGGTATCACGCAAACGGCATTGAATACGCCATGAATTTTCTGACGCAAAACACGAAAGCATTACTGAACCACCATTTACGTAACAATGATTATATTTCGGCTAAAGATAAGGATGTCATCGTGATCGGAGGGGGCGACACCGGTGTGGACTGTATCACAACCTCTGTCCGTCACGGCGCAAAATCGATCACGCAATTTGACATTAACACCGAAAAAGATGAAGTGCGCGGAGAAGAAGATGCATGGCCGTTGTTTCCGATGACGTACAAACAAGAAGAGGGGCAAAAAGAAGCCGAGGCTGTTTACGGAAAGGACCCTCGTGTTTATCAGTGGCTCACGACCGAATTTCTCACCGATAATTGCGGAAATCTTATCGGTCTAAAAGCTGTCCAGGCAGACACCGTTTACGAAAATGGGAAAAAGGAGAGAAAACCGATCTCCGGGACAGAGCAGGTCTGGGAAGCGGATCTCATATTGCTTGCGATCGGTTTTACGGGTCCCGAACGGAACCTTCTCGAACAAATGGGCGTAAACATGACAAAGCACGGCACGGTAGACGCGGCGTACGGAGATTACGCAACAACCCAAACCGGTGTGTTTGCGGCAGGCGACAATCGCCGTGGCCAAAGCCTCGTCGTTTGGGCCATTCATGAAGGAAGGGAAGCGGCAAGAGAATGTGACCGTTATTTAACCGGATCGACCATTTTGCCTTGA
- a CDS encoding aldehyde dehydrogenase family protein, which yields MKEKAMFLAGEWKNKSQVIEVDDPGTGEIIATVPKGTSEDMEEALAMAIDGKKVAANLTTKQRMDILVNTAKLVDENVEEAAQIIATEGIKTISEARSEASRAAETLRLAAEEARRLTGETINFDQVSGNADRHGYTFRFPLGIIGAITPFNDPLNLVVHKIAPAIASGNAVILKPATQTPLSALWLTEKFLEAGLPAKVMSTITGRGSEVTPPMLESRDVRMITFTGGLEAGEKIAKSAGLKKLSMELGSNSPFIVFKDANLEKAAEAAVDGAYGAGGQNCLSVQRIFVHKDVEQSFTDKFIQKAKQLVTGDKKSEDTDMGPVISEKEAKSIMTNIENAKEQGAEVLLGGTHRDAFVSPTLLSNVPKSSTLYEDEIFGPVATLHTFSDYDEAIRSANEVNFGLQAGVFTNHLQTAHKAAYDLHVGGVIINDSSDFRVDAMPFGGVKGSGINREGVHNAIMDMTEPRVVSFKIESQ from the coding sequence ATGAAGGAAAAAGCAATGTTTTTAGCAGGAGAATGGAAAAATAAATCGCAAGTGATCGAAGTGGATGATCCGGGTACCGGAGAAATTATCGCCACCGTTCCGAAAGGCACGTCCGAAGATATGGAAGAAGCATTGGCGATGGCTATAGATGGAAAAAAGGTAGCTGCCAATCTTACGACGAAACAACGCATGGATATCCTTGTAAACACCGCGAAGTTGGTGGATGAAAATGTAGAAGAAGCTGCCCAGATCATTGCCACGGAAGGCATTAAAACGATTAGCGAGGCACGTTCGGAAGCGAGTCGTGCCGCTGAGACCCTCCGTTTGGCTGCAGAAGAGGCTAGGCGTTTGACAGGGGAAACGATCAATTTTGATCAGGTATCCGGAAATGCTGATCGACATGGATACACATTTCGTTTTCCATTAGGGATTATAGGCGCGATTACACCGTTTAATGACCCTTTGAACCTCGTTGTTCATAAAATTGCGCCGGCGATCGCGAGTGGAAATGCCGTTATACTCAAGCCCGCGACACAAACACCGTTATCTGCTTTATGGCTTACGGAAAAATTTCTTGAGGCTGGGTTGCCTGCGAAAGTGATGAGTACGATTACCGGGCGCGGCAGCGAAGTGACGCCTCCTATGCTTGAAAGCCGGGACGTTCGGATGATCACGTTTACCGGAGGATTGGAGGCCGGTGAAAAAATCGCCAAAAGCGCGGGTTTGAAAAAATTGAGTATGGAACTTGGCTCGAACTCCCCATTTATCGTTTTTAAAGATGCCAATTTGGAAAAAGCGGCGGAAGCTGCCGTTGACGGAGCATACGGCGCAGGCGGCCAAAATTGCTTGAGTGTGCAAAGAATTTTTGTCCATAAAGATGTTGAACAAAGCTTCACGGATAAATTCATACAAAAAGCAAAACAACTGGTCACCGGCGATAAAAAGAGCGAAGACACCGACATGGGACCTGTGATTTCCGAAAAAGAAGCAAAAAGCATCATGACAAACATTGAGAATGCAAAAGAACAAGGAGCGGAAGTGCTTCTCGGCGGCACGCACAGAGACGCATTCGTGTCCCCAACGTTATTAAGCAACGTTCCCAAAAGTTCAACGTTGTATGAAGATGAGATTTTTGGCCCTGTTGCCACCCTTCATACGTTTTCCGATTATGATGAAGCTATCCGATCGGCAAATGAAGTCAATTTTGGCCTGCAAGCAGGTGTTTTTACGAATCATCTGCAAACAGCTCACAAAGCTGCTTACGACCTGCATGTCGGTGGCGTCATTATCAACGACAGCAGTGATTTCCGAGTAGATGCAATGCCTTTTGGCGGGGTTAAAGGATCCGGCATTAATCGGGAAGGCGTGCACAATGCAATCATGGATATGACGGAACCGCGAGTCGTGAGCTTCAAAATAGAAAGTCAATAA
- the gltB gene encoding glutamate synthase large subunit, protein MLNQDVKSPGLYRSDFERDNCGIGFLANMKGAPSYMIVRSALDLLCNLEHRGGAGAEKNSGDGAGILLQIPHAFFKAEAEKEGFPLPTAGEYGVGMMFLPTDKEKRDVCKSMLMDICAEEGAEVLGFRSVPVNEEGIGDIALGARPFIEQVFIRATDLSDIDLERKLYVLRKRAERDVPKWVSNDEPFYFASLSTKTIVYKGMLTTEQLGSFYVDLQKKTFKSTMALVHSRFSTNTFPSWERAHPNRYLMHNGEINTIKGNVNWMHARESVFHSRAFGDDLEKAKPIIDGSGSDSSMFDNAFEFLTLSGRSMAHTAMTMIPEPWQNTYGMSESKRAFYQFHSCLMEPWDGPTAIVFTDGSQVGASLDRNGLRPSRYIVTEDDIVVMSSEVGVLPVAPEKIVKKSRLYPGQMLIVDPDEGRILPDEEVKSKIIGEELYKQWVKEQMLTLDDIREHAANTLEDGEPLRLQQSVHGYTEEEITKQLLPMVKDGADPVGSMGYDHPLAVLAEKPQLLFNYFKQQFAQVTNPPIDAIREETVTAVGTTIGREGNLLHPGPENARRIYLDTPIITDEEMAKLRTCDERGLRAATLSMVFSATNGAEDIDMALEQLFAEADKAIERGATLLVLSDRAFSSEWVPMPVLLAVSGLHHHLIRNGRRTQVSLLVESGEPREVHHHCVLLGYGAEAINPYLVFQTLDESIKNGELSDYSYIEAVQRYINTATKGIMKVLSKMGISTIQSYRGAQIFEAVGIDETVIDRHFTWTDSRISGIDLPTIASESFKRHQRAYELLHFDELALDAGDDHQWRRGGEEHQYNPHTIHMLQQACRTNDQEMFRNYSRSIDEQSERQTTLRGLLHLKKDRSSVPLGDVEPVEEIFKRFKTGAMSFGSISKEAHETLAIAMNRIGGKSNTGEGGEDRNRFTRDENGDLRRSAIKQVASGRFGVTSHYLVNADEIQIKIAQGAKPGEGGQLPGEKVYPWVAAVRGTTAGVGLISPPPHHDIYSIEDLAQLIHDLKHANPQANISVKLVSGTGVGTIATGVAKGRADGIVISGYDGGTGAAARTSIKHTGLPWEIGLADAHQTLVMNGLRNRIRLETDGKLMTGKDVIYAAILGAEEYAFSTAPLVVIGCVMMRVCHIDTCPVGIATQNPELRKKFGGSADQVVRFMTFIAEEIREVMATLGFTKLDDLIGRTDLLEQKASITNPKAKQMNVQSLLYRPKADDQAAHVGNGKQEHLVDDSLDRKVLMDKCRPALENQQPVRVSLPIWSINRAVGTVLGSAISKTYGSEGLPEDTINLTFSGSAGQSFGSFIPKGMTLCLLGDANDYIGKGLSGGKIIAAPQAEAQIDAEDNIIAGNAAFYGATSGEAYISGIAGERFCVRNSGANVVVEGVGDHALEYMTGGRVVVLGATGKNFAAGMSGGEAFVYNPDNVFAYCCNRELVEIERVTGDDAEELFTLIGKHVDHTDSALGSRILADWNVAITQFVKVIPSNYRKMLQAIEALKWEGLSEDEAIMMTFDKSKQKQLH, encoded by the coding sequence ATGCTAAACCAAGACGTAAAAAGCCCGGGTCTCTATCGATCGGATTTTGAACGTGACAATTGCGGGATTGGTTTTCTCGCAAATATGAAAGGAGCCCCTTCTTACATGATCGTCCGAAGTGCGTTAGATTTGTTGTGCAACTTGGAACATCGCGGAGGGGCAGGCGCCGAGAAAAATTCCGGTGATGGGGCAGGGATCCTATTGCAAATCCCCCACGCGTTTTTTAAGGCGGAGGCGGAAAAAGAAGGTTTTCCACTTCCAACAGCTGGGGAATACGGCGTCGGCATGATGTTTTTGCCTACCGACAAAGAAAAACGAGACGTTTGTAAATCAATGCTCATGGACATATGCGCCGAAGAAGGCGCGGAAGTGCTTGGCTTCAGAAGCGTGCCGGTGAATGAAGAGGGCATTGGTGATATCGCTCTTGGCGCTCGGCCATTTATAGAGCAAGTGTTTATTCGGGCTACAGATTTAAGCGATATCGATTTGGAAAGAAAACTATACGTGCTTCGAAAGCGTGCGGAACGGGACGTGCCCAAGTGGGTTAGTAATGATGAACCTTTTTATTTTGCAAGTTTATCAACAAAAACGATTGTTTATAAAGGCATGCTGACGACGGAACAGTTGGGAAGCTTCTACGTCGATTTACAAAAAAAGACGTTCAAAAGCACGATGGCGCTCGTTCATTCCCGTTTCAGCACGAATACGTTTCCCAGTTGGGAACGTGCCCATCCGAATCGTTATTTAATGCATAACGGGGAAATCAACACGATCAAAGGGAATGTGAACTGGATGCATGCCCGCGAATCTGTTTTTCATTCCCGGGCGTTCGGAGACGACTTGGAAAAAGCAAAGCCGATTATCGATGGAAGCGGCAGTGATTCGTCCATGTTTGACAATGCGTTTGAGTTTCTGACGTTATCCGGACGTTCCATGGCCCATACAGCCATGACGATGATTCCCGAGCCATGGCAAAATACGTATGGGATGAGTGAATCGAAGCGCGCGTTTTATCAATTTCATAGTTGTTTAATGGAACCTTGGGATGGGCCGACCGCCATTGTGTTTACCGATGGCAGTCAAGTCGGCGCCAGTTTGGATCGTAATGGCTTGCGGCCGTCCAGATACATCGTGACGGAAGATGATATTGTCGTCATGTCATCGGAAGTCGGGGTACTGCCGGTGGCACCGGAGAAAATTGTAAAGAAAAGCCGCTTGTATCCCGGGCAAATGCTTATTGTCGATCCGGATGAAGGTCGCATTCTTCCCGATGAAGAAGTGAAAAGCAAGATTATCGGCGAAGAGCTATACAAACAGTGGGTAAAAGAGCAAATGCTCACCCTTGATGACATTCGTGAGCATGCCGCTAACACGTTGGAAGACGGGGAGCCTCTCCGGTTGCAGCAATCGGTGCACGGTTACACAGAAGAAGAAATTACGAAACAATTGCTGCCGATGGTTAAAGACGGTGCGGATCCGGTTGGATCCATGGGATACGATCATCCACTCGCCGTATTGGCGGAGAAACCGCAGCTTTTATTCAATTATTTCAAGCAACAATTCGCCCAAGTGACCAATCCCCCGATCGATGCCATTCGGGAAGAAACGGTTACTGCTGTCGGAACAACGATTGGCCGTGAAGGGAATTTGTTGCATCCGGGACCGGAAAACGCGCGACGAATCTATTTGGATACTCCGATTATTACCGATGAAGAGATGGCCAAATTACGCACGTGCGATGAAAGAGGGCTTCGCGCAGCGACATTGTCGATGGTGTTTTCGGCAACGAATGGGGCTGAGGACATCGATATGGCATTGGAACAATTATTTGCGGAAGCAGATAAAGCCATCGAACGTGGCGCGACCCTTCTCGTTTTAAGCGACCGGGCGTTTTCTTCGGAATGGGTACCGATGCCGGTCTTGCTGGCAGTATCGGGCTTGCACCATCACCTTATTCGCAATGGGAGACGTACGCAAGTAAGCCTGCTCGTAGAGTCCGGTGAACCGAGAGAAGTTCATCACCATTGTGTATTGCTCGGATACGGGGCCGAGGCGATCAATCCATATCTTGTGTTCCAAACATTGGATGAGTCGATCAAAAACGGTGAACTCTCGGATTATTCTTACATTGAAGCGGTACAACGGTACATTAATACCGCAACAAAGGGAATTATGAAAGTTCTTTCGAAAATGGGAATTTCCACGATTCAAAGTTATCGGGGCGCGCAAATTTTTGAAGCTGTCGGCATCGATGAAACAGTCATTGACCGTCATTTTACGTGGACGGATTCCCGGATAAGCGGGATTGACTTACCGACGATAGCGAGTGAATCATTCAAACGCCATCAACGGGCATACGAGCTTCTTCACTTTGATGAACTTGCCCTTGATGCCGGCGATGATCATCAATGGCGCCGCGGTGGGGAAGAGCATCAATACAATCCCCATACGATTCACATGTTGCAGCAAGCGTGTCGTACCAATGACCAAGAAATGTTCAGAAACTATAGCCGTTCGATCGATGAACAAAGTGAACGGCAAACGACGCTGCGCGGGCTGCTACACTTAAAAAAAGATCGTTCTTCCGTTCCCCTTGGAGATGTTGAACCCGTCGAAGAGATTTTTAAACGGTTCAAAACGGGAGCCATGTCTTTCGGGTCCATTTCCAAAGAGGCCCATGAGACGTTGGCGATCGCCATGAACCGGATTGGGGGAAAATCCAACACCGGGGAAGGCGGGGAAGATCGGAATCGGTTTACGAGGGATGAGAATGGGGATCTTCGTCGCAGTGCGATCAAGCAAGTTGCTTCGGGACGTTTCGGTGTAACGAGTCATTATTTGGTAAATGCCGATGAAATCCAAATCAAAATTGCGCAAGGGGCAAAGCCCGGGGAAGGCGGACAACTTCCCGGAGAGAAAGTATACCCATGGGTTGCGGCGGTTCGCGGAACGACTGCCGGTGTTGGATTGATTTCACCACCTCCGCACCATGATATCTATTCAATTGAAGATTTGGCGCAATTGATTCATGACCTTAAGCATGCAAACCCGCAGGCCAACATTAGTGTAAAACTTGTCTCCGGAACCGGTGTGGGGACGATCGCCACCGGTGTGGCAAAAGGGCGTGCGGACGGGATCGTCATCAGCGGGTATGACGGCGGAACAGGCGCTGCCGCCCGCACTTCCATCAAGCATACCGGCCTTCCTTGGGAAATCGGTCTGGCCGATGCCCACCAAACACTGGTGATGAATGGGTTAAGAAACCGTATTCGGCTTGAAACCGACGGGAAGCTGATGACAGGAAAAGATGTGATTTACGCCGCGATATTAGGCGCTGAGGAGTACGCGTTTTCGACCGCACCGCTCGTCGTCATCGGTTGTGTCATGATGCGCGTGTGCCATATTGATACTTGCCCGGTCGGGATCGCGACACAAAACCCGGAACTGAGAAAAAAATTCGGGGGATCCGCGGACCAAGTCGTGCGTTTTATGACATTTATTGCAGAAGAAATACGAGAGGTTATGGCGACACTCGGTTTCACGAAACTCGATGACTTGATCGGACGTACGGATCTTTTGGAACAAAAAGCATCAATCACGAATCCAAAAGCCAAACAAATGAACGTACAATCGCTTCTATACCGTCCGAAAGCCGATGATCAAGCCGCCCATGTAGGCAATGGAAAGCAAGAGCACCTGGTAGACGATTCGTTAGACCGGAAAGTCTTAATGGATAAGTGCCGTCCGGCGCTTGAAAACCAACAACCTGTGCGGGTTTCCTTGCCCATTTGGAGCATTAATCGTGCGGTCGGTACGGTTCTTGGAAGTGCCATCTCCAAAACATACGGCTCTGAAGGTTTACCGGAAGATACGATCAATCTGACCTTTTCCGGGTCAGCCGGCCAAAGTTTTGGGAGCTTTATTCCGAAAGGAATGACGCTTTGCTTGCTCGGAGATGCCAATGATTATATCGGCAAAGGGCTTTCCGGCGGCAAAATCATCGCGGCGCCACAAGCCGAAGCGCAGATCGACGCCGAGGACAATATTATTGCCGGAAATGCCGCCTTTTATGGTGCTACATCCGGAGAGGCTTATATATCGGGAATCGCAGGGGAGCGTTTTTGTGTACGAAACAGCGGCGCAAATGTCGTCGTGGAAGGAGTAGGCGATCACGCCCTTGAATATATGACCGGCGGACGTGTCGTTGTCCTGGGTGCAACCGGCAAGAACTTTGCAGCCGGGATGTCAGGCGGAGAAGCGTTTGTATATAATCCGGACAACGTATTTGCGTACTGTTGCAATCGGGAATTGGTGGAGATTGAACGCGTGACAGGTGACGATGCCGAAGAATTGTTCACGTTGATCGGCAAGCACGTGGATCATACGGACAGCGCGTTAGGTTCACGCATTTTGGCCGATTGGAACGTCGCCATCACACAATTTGTAAAAGTGATTCCGTCCAATTACCGTAAAATGTTGCAGGCGATCGAAGCGTTGAAATGGGAAGGGTTATCCGAAGATGAAGCGATCATGATGACGTTCGATAAAAGCAAACAAAAACAACTACATTAG
- a CDS encoding FUSC family protein: MNWAAMLSRRLFKAGLSIGLSIAVCLHLQLSPLFAVIAAVLTWDPKGVSAVRNGWTRLLSACIGAGFALLFFYTLGAHPFVYAFITVITLAFCYYRNIGKFRAIASVTAIAILPTMAGAELYEYITRVMSTLVGIIMSSIMNIILYKSSTMAPFKKEAKNVGAKD, from the coding sequence TTGAATTGGGCAGCCATGTTGAGCAGACGATTGTTTAAAGCAGGCTTAAGTATTGGTTTGAGTATTGCCGTTTGCCTACATTTGCAGCTTTCTCCCCTTTTTGCCGTTATTGCGGCGGTGCTCACTTGGGATCCCAAAGGTGTCAGTGCGGTGCGCAACGGATGGACCCGTTTGCTCTCTGCCTGTATAGGTGCCGGATTTGCTTTGCTTTTCTTTTACACCCTCGGTGCACACCCATTCGTTTACGCTTTTATAACCGTCATCACGCTGGCTTTTTGTTATTACAGGAATATCGGTAAATTCAGGGCGATCGCTTCCGTTACCGCCATTGCCATATTGCCGACAATGGCTGGTGCTGAACTTTACGAATACATCACACGTGTCATGAGCACGTTAGTTGGCATCATCATGTCTTCGATCATGAACATTATCCTTTATAAGTCGTCCACGATGGCACCTTTCAAAAAAGAAGCGAAAAATGTCGGCGCCAAGGACTAA
- a CDS encoding homoserine dehydrogenase produces the protein MDHKVALLGFGGVAHGFLNIIKEKKAALQKEYGQSIEIVSISDVSKGGLHHANGLDLDKVLSSLQEDGTLHHYTDESGLEKGWDAITTVKKTNANVVVELTPTDIETGQPAIDHCKAALSAGKHVVTTNKGPVVNAYRELKQSAAKNDVGIFFEGTVMSGTPVLRMATETLAGNDIQKIRGILNGTTNSMLTEMATGVSYEDALANAQSKGYAEADPTNDVEGYDVQGKVIILANVLMGGNVSRDDIACQGIAHLTEADIAEAKREGKTWKLIGVIEKNGERVEGHVRPEKLDDTDPLASISGPANGICYQCDLLGEVTLTGAGAGITETGYAVLSDILTIGRN, from the coding sequence ATGGATCACAAAGTTGCGCTCTTAGGTTTCGGCGGTGTCGCTCACGGGTTTTTGAATATTATCAAAGAAAAGAAAGCGGCTTTGCAAAAAGAGTACGGGCAATCTATTGAAATTGTCTCGATTTCTGACGTTTCAAAAGGCGGTTTGCATCATGCCAACGGTTTGGATTTAGACAAAGTCTTATCCAGCCTGCAAGAAGATGGTACTCTCCATCATTATACGGATGAGTCTGGATTGGAAAAGGGGTGGGACGCTATTACCACGGTGAAAAAAACGAATGCAAATGTCGTCGTGGAGCTCACCCCTACGGATATAGAAACCGGGCAGCCAGCCATAGATCATTGCAAAGCAGCATTATCTGCCGGTAAGCATGTAGTCACGACGAATAAAGGACCGGTGGTAAACGCCTATCGGGAATTGAAACAGTCAGCCGCAAAAAATGATGTCGGCATTTTTTTCGAAGGAACGGTTATGAGTGGGACGCCAGTGTTAAGAATGGCAACGGAAACATTAGCCGGCAACGACATACAGAAGATCCGCGGGATTTTAAATGGAACGACAAACAGTATGCTCACTGAGATGGCCACTGGCGTTAGCTATGAAGATGCCCTCGCAAATGCCCAATCGAAAGGCTATGCGGAAGCTGATCCGACCAATGATGTCGAAGGGTATGATGTTCAGGGTAAAGTCATTATTCTTGCGAATGTTCTCATGGGAGGAAACGTGTCGAGAGATGACATTGCCTGTCAAGGGATCGCCCATTTAACGGAAGCAGACATTGCCGAGGCAAAGCGCGAAGGGAAAACATGGAAACTAATCGGCGTCATCGAAAAAAATGGAGAACGGGTAGAGGGACATGTTCGCCCTGAAAAATTGGATGATACCGATCCCCTCGCGAGCATTTCGGGACCGGCGAATGGCATTTGTTATCAATGTGATTTGTTGGGGGAAGTAACCCTTACCGGTGCAGGCGCGGGAATCACTGAAACCGGATACGCAGTGCTTAGTGACATTCTCACAATTGGGAGGAATTAA
- a CDS encoding M24 family metallopeptidase — translation MFSKDEFVTRLNKTKQKMQEYGVEVLILSNPSNMCYITGYDAWSFYVHQAVIVFIDEEEPVWIGREMDAKGAKITTWLSDSHIISYPDEFVQSTIKHPMDFVAHVLNDLGQHTRKIGVEMDAFYYTAMCHDRLQFGLPDAEFKNASSLVNWVRVIKSDAEIDYMRKAAFIVENAMQAAYDKVDVGVRENEVAAAIYHAQIYGSEDFGGDYTSIVPMLPSGKYTASPHLTWTEKKYKEGDFLTLEIAGCYHRYHTPMARTMAIGKAPDFVRDVGKVVNEGISDTLAAMKPGMTAEEVEETWSNSIAKHGYVKASRLGYSIGLSYPPDWGEHTISFRKGDHSILEPNMAFHLMPGIWFDDFGIEITEPLLVTEDGIETFTSFNREIYEKPIG, via the coding sequence ATGTTCTCGAAAGATGAATTTGTGACGAGGTTGAACAAAACGAAGCAGAAAATGCAAGAATACGGCGTAGAGGTCTTGATTCTTTCCAATCCTTCCAATATGTGTTATATCACGGGGTATGATGCCTGGAGTTTTTATGTCCATCAAGCTGTCATCGTTTTCATCGATGAGGAAGAACCGGTTTGGATTGGCCGGGAAATGGATGCGAAAGGCGCAAAAATAACCACTTGGTTAAGCGACTCTCACATTATCTCTTACCCTGATGAATTTGTTCAATCAACGATTAAACATCCGATGGATTTTGTTGCTCACGTGTTAAATGACTTGGGACAACATACAAGAAAAATCGGTGTCGAGATGGATGCCTTTTATTACACGGCTATGTGCCACGACAGGCTGCAATTCGGATTGCCGGATGCCGAGTTTAAAAATGCAAGCTCTCTCGTAAATTGGGTACGGGTAATCAAAAGCGATGCAGAAATCGACTATATGCGAAAAGCTGCATTTATTGTGGAAAATGCCATGCAAGCGGCCTACGACAAAGTAGATGTAGGCGTGCGGGAAAATGAAGTAGCGGCAGCCATTTATCATGCTCAAATCTACGGCAGCGAAGATTTTGGCGGAGATTATACGTCCATCGTTCCAATGTTGCCGTCAGGAAAGTATACGGCAAGCCCACACTTGACCTGGACCGAAAAAAAATATAAAGAAGGCGATTTTTTAACATTGGAAATCGCCGGTTGTTATCATCGCTACCATACACCGATGGCGAGAACAATGGCTATCGGAAAAGCTCCGGACTTTGTCCGGGATGTTGGAAAGGTCGTTAATGAAGGGATTTCGGATACGCTTGCCGCTATGAAACCGGGCATGACAGCTGAAGAAGTGGAAGAGACTTGGAGCAACTCAATTGCCAAACATGGTTACGTGAAAGCTTCCAGATTGGGTTACTCGATCGGATTGAGCTATCCTCCGGATTGGGGAGAGCATACGATAAGTTTCCGAAAAGGCGATCATTCCATCCTGGAACCCAATATGGCTTTTCATCTCATGCCGGGCATTTGGTTTGATGATTTCGGAATCGAGATTACAGAGCCGCTGTTAGTGACAGAAGATGGGATAGAGACGTTCACGTCCTTCAATCGTGAAATTTATGAAAAGCCAATTGGCTAA
- the kapB gene encoding sporulation phosphorelay system protein KapB, with translation MIIQGKYKTGVYVGEKIEEKGDRTLLKVLAVLKHPLQGDLHQGFDTNVPLFHERNALSQYEKTWVPTVTVQAYDQDIPDYKESLRTALDEEMKKMKARNDEFGNEALKSLEKLETRYKFDS, from the coding sequence ATGATTATTCAGGGAAAATATAAAACTGGGGTATATGTCGGAGAAAAAATTGAAGAAAAAGGAGACCGTACATTATTAAAAGTATTGGCCGTTCTCAAACATCCACTGCAAGGAGATCTGCATCAAGGGTTTGATACGAATGTTCCTCTTTTTCACGAGAGAAATGCGTTATCCCAATATGAAAAAACGTGGGTGCCTACGGTAACGGTACAAGCATACGATCAGGACATTCCTGACTATAAAGAAAGTTTGCGAACAGCGCTGGATGAAGAAATGAAAAAAATGAAAGCACGAAACGATGAATTTGGAAATGAAGCGCTTAAAAGTTTGGAAAAACTTGAAACAAGATATAAATTTGACTCGTAA